In a genomic window of Occallatibacter riparius:
- the hemG gene encoding protoporphyrinogen oxidase, which yields MGSAVTSGKATETTGLSYLEKRMRTAIIGGGIAGLAAAYELEKARAVNPNIEYTLFESRERLGGSLATDLYEGSVLERGPDSFLTEKPAAAELCRELGIGGDLIPSNDADRKTWIVVKNRLVGLPDGLMFLVPTKLVPTALSPLFSIATKIRMGLELLHPPRPSTEDESVAALVERHFGKEAVDRLADPLLSGIYGGDATQLSARTVLPRLVEMEAEYGSLSRGMLAAHKKMRAAMAARAKSAGAPAPGAPPAPDRLKSVGAQPTGPRSIFTGLRGGLQQLVEAIVAKLDPLAIRLSTAVDSIERTAAGWQITAAGETSVYDAVIVASPAWAASAMLSTVDAELANELAGIPYSSSITLNLVYDEAKIGTLPEGFGFLVPASSGRAMLACTFAHRKFLGRTAPGRAVLRAFLGGMRNEALMAEPDNVLIATVRRELSEILGSRVIGLHIEPEFAQVNRWRRAMAQYAVGHKDRMTRINGRVAAIPGLHLVGNAYDGIGIPDCIRLGRKAAQAIASSAKK from the coding sequence ATGGGCAGCGCGGTAACCTCCGGCAAAGCGACTGAAACCACCGGATTAAGCTATCTAGAGAAACGTATGCGAACGGCGATCATCGGCGGCGGCATTGCAGGCCTTGCGGCTGCTTACGAGCTTGAGAAAGCGCGCGCCGTAAATCCCAACATTGAGTACACGCTGTTCGAGTCGCGCGAGCGCCTCGGTGGATCGCTGGCAACCGATCTCTACGAAGGCTCAGTCCTCGAGCGCGGACCCGACTCATTTCTGACCGAGAAGCCCGCAGCCGCGGAGCTATGTCGCGAGCTGGGCATCGGTGGCGACCTGATCCCCTCTAACGACGCCGATCGCAAGACCTGGATCGTGGTGAAAAACCGGCTCGTCGGCCTACCCGACGGCCTCATGTTCCTGGTGCCCACCAAGCTTGTGCCCACGGCCCTCTCGCCTCTGTTCTCAATTGCCACCAAAATCCGCATGGGCCTTGAGCTGCTTCATCCGCCACGCCCCAGCACCGAAGACGAATCCGTAGCCGCATTGGTCGAGCGCCATTTCGGCAAAGAGGCGGTAGACCGTCTCGCCGACCCACTGCTTTCAGGTATCTATGGCGGCGACGCCACCCAGCTAAGCGCCCGCACCGTCCTGCCGCGCCTGGTTGAAATGGAAGCCGAGTATGGCTCCCTGAGTCGCGGCATGCTGGCCGCACACAAAAAGATGAGGGCCGCCATGGCCGCGAGAGCGAAATCCGCCGGCGCGCCTGCACCCGGGGCACCACCCGCCCCTGACCGGCTCAAATCCGTTGGCGCTCAGCCCACTGGCCCGCGCTCCATCTTCACCGGCCTTCGCGGCGGCTTGCAGCAGCTTGTCGAAGCCATCGTGGCCAAGCTCGACCCTCTCGCCATCCGCCTCAGTACCGCAGTCGATTCCATCGAGCGCACGGCTGCCGGCTGGCAGATCACGGCTGCAGGCGAAACCAGCGTCTACGACGCCGTGATTGTCGCCTCTCCGGCCTGGGCTGCGTCCGCGATGCTCTCAACAGTCGATGCGGAACTGGCCAACGAACTCGCCGGCATTCCCTACTCGTCGTCCATCACGCTCAATCTCGTCTACGACGAGGCGAAGATCGGCACGCTACCGGAAGGATTCGGCTTCCTGGTCCCGGCCAGTTCGGGCCGCGCCATGCTGGCCTGCACCTTTGCGCACCGCAAGTTCCTCGGCCGCACCGCCCCCGGAAGAGCCGTGCTCCGCGCGTTCCTCGGCGGCATGCGCAACGAGGCGCTTATGGCCGAGCCCGACAATGTCCTGATCGCCACGGTACGCCGCGAGCTGAGCGAGATCCTGGGCTCCCGTGTCATCGGCCTTCACATCGAACCAGAGTTTGCGCAGGTCAATCGCTGGCGCCGCGCCATGGCGCAGTACGCCGTGGGACACAAGGACCGCATGACCCGCATCAACGGGCGCGTGGCCGCCATTCCGGGGCTCCACCTGGTCGGAAACGCCTACGACGGCATCGGCATCCCGGACTGCATCCGTCTCGGCCGCAAAGCTGCACAGGCCATCGCCTCGTCAGCCAAGAAATAA
- a CDS encoding sugar MFS transporter: protein MATRSTPPTATAPSAPNYVGPFITVAILFLIFGFITNLNMALVPHLRNVFTLPYAWAMLAESAFFLAYFVFATPTSMLIQSIGYKKTMVVSLFIQVVGCLLFVPAAKMVSFPLFLTAVFVVGAGVTALQTAANPYVAILGPEHSAPARLTLAQALNSVGGTIAPLVAGAYILTDPAHMQTQAEVANTVRGPYIAIAGGLLILGLAVMFMHLPQITQTQEFRPGKENDAVLNRSIWSYRHTVLAALGIFLYVGVEVGLASISPNYFKNLGVDSLSKASFLVSLYWGGALIGRLLGSWMLTKVKAGKLLGIFGVLATVFVFVSMATQGQTAIYAVVICGFFNSIMFPNIFALGIAGLGPMTSKGSGLIMTAVVGGAIVPPLIGYMADKTGSIHEALIIPAICYFYIAFYGFVGSHPKRTVTA from the coding sequence ATGGCAACACGATCCACACCACCCACCGCGACAGCACCCTCCGCGCCCAATTACGTAGGCCCGTTCATTACGGTCGCCATCCTGTTCCTGATCTTCGGGTTCATCACCAACCTGAACATGGCGCTGGTCCCGCATCTGCGGAATGTCTTCACGTTGCCGTATGCCTGGGCCATGCTGGCGGAGTCGGCCTTCTTCCTTGCCTACTTTGTCTTCGCAACGCCAACCTCCATGCTCATCCAGTCCATCGGCTACAAGAAGACGATGGTGGTGTCGCTGTTCATCCAGGTGGTGGGTTGCCTGCTGTTCGTTCCCGCGGCCAAAATGGTCAGTTTCCCGCTGTTTCTCACCGCCGTGTTCGTCGTTGGTGCGGGTGTAACTGCCCTGCAGACCGCCGCCAATCCATACGTTGCTATCCTCGGCCCTGAGCACTCCGCGCCTGCCCGCCTCACCCTGGCCCAGGCACTCAACTCGGTCGGCGGCACCATCGCTCCGCTCGTCGCCGGCGCCTACATCCTCACCGACCCAGCCCACATGCAGACTCAGGCGGAAGTGGCCAACACGGTGCGCGGGCCCTATATCGCCATCGCCGGCGGACTGCTCATTCTCGGCCTCGCCGTCATGTTCATGCACCTGCCGCAGATCACGCAGACGCAGGAGTTCCGCCCCGGTAAAGAAAATGATGCCGTCCTCAACCGCAGCATCTGGAGCTACCGGCACACCGTGCTCGCCGCGCTCGGCATCTTCCTTTATGTTGGCGTCGAAGTCGGACTCGCCTCCATCAGTCCCAACTACTTCAAGAACCTGGGCGTTGACAGCCTGAGCAAGGCATCCTTCCTCGTCTCCCTCTACTGGGGTGGCGCGCTGATCGGCCGTCTGCTCGGCTCCTGGATGCTTACTAAGGTCAAGGCCGGCAAGCTGCTCGGCATCTTCGGCGTTCTGGCCACCGTATTCGTCTTCGTCTCCATGGCCACCCAGGGTCAGACCGCTATCTACGCCGTCGTGATCTGCGGATTCTTCAACTCCATCATGTTCCCGAACATCTTCGCGCTCGGCATCGCGGGCCTCGGCCCCATGACCAGCAAGGGCTCGGGCCTGATCATGACCGCGGTTGTCGGCGGCGCCATCGTTCCTCCGCTCATCGGCTACATGGCCGACAAGACCGGAAGCATCCACGAGGCCCTGATCATCCCGGCCATCTGCTACTTCTACATCGCGTTTTATGGTTTCGTGGGATCACACCCCAAGCGCACCGTAACCGCGTAA
- a CDS encoding putative quinol monooxygenase — protein sequence MTSRQAMIMSMLALVAFFTPATFTHAQKPDARIIRLAELEINPAKVEQYKVALREEISSSIRLEPGVITLYAVSVKDHPEKVRLFEMYLNRAAYDSHIQSPHFKKYKAETQSMVRSLTLVETDPILLGSK from the coding sequence ATGACATCCAGGCAGGCAATGATCATGAGTATGCTCGCGCTCGTTGCATTCTTCACTCCAGCAACGTTCACACATGCCCAAAAACCAGACGCGCGCATAATTCGACTGGCAGAGCTGGAGATTAACCCTGCAAAGGTAGAGCAATACAAGGTGGCGCTTCGGGAAGAGATTTCCTCTTCCATACGCTTGGAACCGGGGGTTATAACCCTGTACGCCGTGTCTGTTAAAGATCATCCTGAAAAGGTCAGGCTCTTCGAGATGTATCTAAACCGGGCTGCCTATGACTCTCACATCCAGTCTCCGCACTTCAAAAAGTACAAAGCCGAAACGCAGAGTATGGTCAGGTCGCTGACGTTAGTTGAGACTGACCCCATCCTGCTGGGATCAAAATAG
- a CDS encoding fibronectin type III domain-containing protein, producing the protein MSIARQGAAAALLAAVICVTGCGTPGAPQPPSLNLPERVTDLSATRTGNQITLTWTMPKRTTDRVLLKGDIAADVCWNEGASHCVPAGEVSFVPSAEASFTGPLPGTLATGAPRPVSYFVELKNRKGKSAGLSNAGVILAGQAPAPVTGLAAEVRKQGVVLRWSAADSKESIRLKRTLLNPPEAKPKEGPLTPAAEPVTLDLLVEPDGGGAMDKEIRFGRSYEYRAQRIARITAEGKQIELDGELSAPVRIAAEDIFPPVVPAGLAAVATGATGGSPASIDLSWQPDAEADVAGYRVYRREGQSEWKRISGDQLVVGPAFHDAEVQAGHTYSYAVTAVDARGNESGRSDEASDAVPQQ; encoded by the coding sequence ATGTCCATCGCTAGACAAGGTGCGGCGGCCGCGCTGCTTGCGGCTGTCATCTGCGTGACTGGGTGCGGAACCCCCGGCGCGCCGCAGCCGCCTTCGCTTAATCTGCCGGAGCGTGTTACCGATCTCTCCGCTACTCGCACCGGGAACCAGATCACGCTGACCTGGACCATGCCCAAGCGCACCACCGACCGCGTGCTGTTGAAGGGCGATATCGCCGCCGACGTTTGCTGGAACGAGGGCGCTTCGCATTGCGTGCCTGCCGGGGAAGTCAGCTTTGTGCCCAGTGCTGAGGCGTCGTTCACTGGACCGCTGCCGGGTACCTTGGCAACGGGAGCTCCCCGGCCGGTGAGCTACTTTGTGGAGCTCAAGAATCGCAAGGGCAAGTCGGCGGGGTTGTCGAATGCGGGGGTGATTCTGGCGGGGCAGGCTCCTGCGCCGGTCACCGGACTGGCCGCCGAAGTGCGCAAGCAGGGGGTTGTGCTGCGCTGGAGCGCCGCCGATTCAAAGGAGTCGATCCGGCTGAAGCGGACCTTGCTGAATCCTCCGGAAGCAAAGCCGAAGGAGGGGCCGCTCACGCCCGCCGCGGAGCCGGTGACGCTCGACCTGCTGGTTGAGCCGGACGGCGGCGGGGCGATGGATAAGGAAATCCGCTTCGGGCGCAGCTACGAATACCGGGCGCAGCGGATCGCGCGGATCACGGCGGAAGGCAAGCAGATCGAACTGGACGGCGAGCTGTCGGCGCCGGTCCGGATCGCAGCGGAGGATATTTTCCCGCCAGTGGTTCCCGCGGGGCTTGCTGCCGTTGCAACCGGGGCAACGGGCGGTTCGCCGGCATCGATCGACCTGAGCTGGCAGCCGGATGCCGAAGCTGATGTTGCAGGCTACAGGGTCTATCGGCGCGAAGGGCAATCGGAGTGGAAGCGTATCTCTGGCGATCAGCTCGTGGTGGGTCCGGCTTTCCATGACGCCGAGGTGCAGGCGGGGCACACGTACAGTTATGCCGTCACAGCGGTGGATGCGCGCGGAAACGAGAGCGGACGGTCGGATGAGGCCTCGGATGCCGTGCCGCAGCAGTGA
- a CDS encoding patatin-like phospholipase family protein, with protein MAKHVAITIAGAVSLGSYEGGVLYELLRAIRTHNEQPGIDESRKIYIDVLTGASAGAMTAAMVAQRLMYDADALEDTPGQNAPTNSMYEAWVNKISLKGLVWMPAEPKWHSLFSSNLIQSIGKTMLVDSMKNPKSGRHPAVETVNGEPLPLRVGFALTNMNGIDYMIPFTGSTKDSFNYTTSGDQKLFTITGDKTTDEKSWQAFCHAAVASGAFPAAFRAQPIPHSPAEYDTPIAPKMPLEPEPGVCYLDWGKREDPSSFVHCDGGVLQNQPLGIAKNLVDAAVAERAKRDPAAHCDSDDRLYVFVSPHSVKSTAEDIHLKKLSILAEIRHLVNVYLRQAAFHDWITAEEMNRKITLLDQRAFQLADLIIGGDPDVDVSALSTAAFGLNKLLMANAMPQRLSRLRQQYSAQYQGVSDKRGQQAAEAYIAALATLEAAAHLENRDKMKIAAVIASEKELAGAGLAAFVGFFRKKYRQHDYWMGRVKTREYLQSPAVKNILGVVNWPEESNWTPQLANPSGVGKPGFFSIATAAIFPGIVFVLLRAWPLILLALVVWGLIHLAH; from the coding sequence ATGGCCAAGCATGTTGCTATCACGATCGCAGGCGCAGTATCACTGGGCAGTTACGAGGGCGGCGTCCTCTATGAACTTCTCCGCGCCATTCGAACTCACAACGAACAACCAGGGATCGACGAGAGCCGCAAGATCTACATCGACGTCCTCACCGGAGCCTCCGCCGGCGCCATGACTGCCGCCATGGTGGCGCAGCGCCTGATGTACGACGCCGATGCCCTTGAAGACACACCGGGCCAGAACGCCCCCACCAACTCCATGTACGAAGCGTGGGTCAACAAGATCAGCCTGAAGGGCCTCGTATGGATGCCTGCGGAGCCCAAGTGGCACTCGCTCTTCTCCTCCAATCTCATCCAGTCCATCGGCAAGACCATGCTGGTCGATTCCATGAAGAATCCCAAGAGCGGCCGGCACCCCGCGGTCGAAACGGTAAATGGCGAGCCCCTGCCTCTGCGCGTCGGCTTCGCCCTCACCAACATGAACGGCATCGACTACATGATCCCGTTCACGGGCAGCACCAAGGACAGCTTCAACTACACCACCTCAGGCGACCAGAAGCTCTTCACTATTACCGGCGACAAAACCACGGACGAGAAAAGCTGGCAGGCCTTTTGCCACGCCGCCGTAGCCTCTGGAGCCTTTCCCGCTGCATTCAGGGCCCAGCCCATTCCGCACTCCCCCGCAGAATACGACACACCGATCGCTCCGAAGATGCCTCTCGAGCCGGAGCCGGGCGTCTGTTATCTCGACTGGGGCAAGCGAGAGGACCCCTCCTCGTTCGTCCACTGCGACGGCGGCGTTCTCCAGAATCAGCCTCTGGGCATAGCCAAGAATCTGGTCGATGCAGCGGTCGCGGAACGCGCGAAGAGGGATCCCGCGGCGCATTGTGACAGCGACGATCGGCTTTACGTCTTCGTCTCGCCGCACTCGGTCAAGTCCACTGCGGAAGACATCCACCTCAAGAAGCTATCTATCCTGGCGGAGATCAGACATCTGGTGAACGTGTATTTGCGCCAGGCGGCTTTCCATGACTGGATCACCGCCGAAGAGATGAACCGCAAAATCACGCTGCTCGATCAGCGTGCCTTCCAGCTGGCCGACCTGATTATTGGGGGAGATCCGGACGTGGATGTCTCGGCACTCTCGACGGCTGCATTCGGTCTGAACAAGCTCCTGATGGCCAATGCTATGCCGCAGCGCCTCTCCCGCCTTCGGCAGCAATACAGCGCGCAATATCAGGGCGTTTCAGACAAACGTGGCCAGCAGGCTGCCGAGGCGTACATCGCCGCGCTCGCCACCCTGGAAGCAGCCGCCCATCTTGAAAACCGCGACAAGATGAAGATCGCCGCCGTGATTGCATCCGAGAAGGAACTCGCCGGCGCCGGCCTCGCCGCCTTCGTTGGCTTCTTCCGCAAGAAGTATCGCCAGCACGACTACTGGATGGGCCGCGTGAAAACGCGCGAGTACCTGCAGAGTCCTGCGGTCAAAAACATACTTGGCGTAGTCAACTGGCCCGAGGAGTCCAACTGGACGCCCCAACTCGCGAACCCGTCCGGCGTTGGCAAGCCGGGATTTTTCTCGATCGCCACAGCGGCCATCTTCCCGGGAATCGTCTTCGTGCTCCTGCGAGCCTGGCCGCTGATTCTTCTAGCGCTGGTGGTCTGGGGTCTGATCCACCTGGCGCATTAG
- a CDS encoding MFS transporter, with protein MLIFASILAIFVYGMIAAMLGTILPDLSDRFRLSPAQNGTIATAQAIGLMIASLAVGPLLDTQGDKIGLLLGLAFIAIALFGLPRSGGYGSIVFLMFLLGIGGGIVVTGANALASAVSADHRATALNLVNLFFGLGGLLTPFISANLFNRNWVRLCYTIAVLTVVVAVYQIAVPMPAPAGGTGSLFTQAGPLLGRPMLYLLGLFLFLYISCEVGVWNWLARHLIAQGIPESKALNILSLGFALGLLVGRVAVSPVFKSVSPVVVLLIASVAMAITTFLMLQTTKPGAAAALVFVAGVAMAPVFPTTLAITGTAFPQMTGTALGFVITCGWAGLAVSSRIIGAIAGPDPLRIRKALLVLPAFSVLMIGLNVIIWMSLR; from the coding sequence GTGTTGATCTTCGCCTCCATCCTCGCCATCTTTGTCTACGGCATGATTGCCGCCATGCTGGGGACCATCCTGCCCGACCTGTCTGACCGCTTCAGGCTCTCGCCCGCGCAGAACGGTACCATCGCCACGGCCCAGGCCATCGGGCTCATGATCGCCTCGCTCGCCGTAGGCCCGCTGCTCGACACGCAGGGGGACAAGATCGGCCTCCTGCTCGGTCTCGCGTTCATTGCCATCGCGCTCTTCGGCCTGCCGCGTTCGGGCGGATACGGCTCGATCGTGTTCCTCATGTTTCTGCTCGGCATCGGCGGCGGCATCGTAGTCACCGGCGCCAACGCCCTCGCCTCGGCCGTCAGTGCCGACCACCGCGCCACCGCGCTCAATCTCGTCAATCTCTTCTTCGGACTTGGCGGCCTGCTCACGCCGTTCATCTCCGCCAACCTGTTCAACCGCAACTGGGTCCGCCTCTGCTACACCATCGCGGTGCTCACGGTCGTGGTCGCGGTCTACCAGATCGCCGTCCCCATGCCCGCTCCCGCCGGCGGCACAGGATCGCTCTTCACCCAGGCAGGACCGCTGCTCGGCCGCCCCATGCTCTACCTCCTGGGCCTGTTCCTGTTCCTCTACATCTCTTGTGAAGTAGGCGTGTGGAACTGGCTGGCCCGCCATCTAATCGCGCAGGGCATCCCCGAGTCGAAGGCGCTGAACATTCTCTCGCTTGGATTCGCCCTCGGCTTGCTGGTCGGCCGCGTTGCCGTCTCGCCCGTATTCAAGAGCGTGTCCCCGGTCGTGGTGCTCCTCATCGCCTCCGTCGCCATGGCGATCACGACTTTCCTGATGCTGCAGACCACCAAGCCCGGCGCAGCCGCCGCTCTGGTCTTCGTCGCCGGAGTCGCCATGGCCCCGGTATTTCCCACCACTCTAGCCATCACCGGCACCGCCTTCCCGCAGATGACCGGAACGGCTCTAGGCTTCGTCATCACTTGCGGCTGGGCCGGTCTCGCAGTCAGCTCGCGCATCATCGGCGCCATCGCCGGGCCGGACCCGCTGCGCATCCGTAAGGCGCTGCTGGTGCTCCCCGCGTTCTCCGTCCTGATGATCGGCCTCAACGTGATCATTTGGATGTCGCTGCGGTAG
- a CDS encoding VIT1/CCC1 transporter family protein: MPTAKESLSGARLQKVLDALEENWQAEMVGCYTYRALADRDTDAVRAHVLRHLASAEEEHAALWASRIKELGGPEPVYTGNPHGEADTLQNRAGGVRMALRRLEIEESRHIANYGKQLKDLGDEASIEILNHVIEDERDHHRELGSLLRGHYAPSPSAPKVNPKEVLDELLAKRNEGRKQAGSWIGDAIYGVNDGLGAIFGIVSGVSGATAGDSKYVLLAGLSGMIASALSMGSGAYLAAKSEREIFDAEIARERDAIKMNPAEARELLSLYYQVKGLPEDDAFHVVDHIARDPEQMLRALSSERLGATEEALSNPMVSASSGALSTAVGAAIPIIPFFFMSGISAVIAAAIVSLLAHFAVGAAKSLITVRSWWSSGMEMTIVGAIEGAVTYGIGILLGSSGL, encoded by the coding sequence ATGCCCACAGCCAAGGAATCCCTGAGCGGAGCCCGCCTCCAAAAAGTCCTGGACGCGTTGGAGGAAAATTGGCAGGCGGAGATGGTGGGCTGCTACACCTACCGGGCCCTGGCTGACCGCGATACCGATGCGGTGCGCGCCCACGTGCTGCGCCACCTGGCCAGCGCCGAAGAGGAGCATGCGGCGTTGTGGGCCAGCCGTATCAAGGAGTTAGGCGGGCCGGAGCCGGTGTACACGGGCAATCCGCATGGCGAGGCCGACACCCTGCAGAATCGCGCCGGCGGCGTACGCATGGCGCTAAGACGGCTGGAAATCGAAGAGAGCCGGCACATCGCGAACTATGGAAAGCAGCTCAAGGATCTGGGCGACGAAGCGTCAATCGAGATCCTGAACCACGTGATTGAGGACGAGCGCGACCACCATCGCGAGCTCGGGTCGCTGTTGCGTGGACACTATGCGCCGTCGCCGAGCGCGCCGAAGGTCAATCCCAAGGAAGTGCTGGACGAGTTGCTGGCCAAACGGAACGAGGGCCGCAAGCAGGCTGGGAGCTGGATTGGGGACGCGATTTACGGCGTGAATGACGGGCTGGGGGCGATCTTCGGAATCGTGTCAGGTGTATCGGGCGCGACGGCAGGCGACAGCAAATATGTGCTGCTGGCGGGACTCTCGGGCATGATCGCCTCGGCGCTGTCGATGGGGTCGGGCGCGTATCTTGCCGCCAAGAGCGAAAGGGAGATCTTCGACGCGGAGATTGCGCGGGAGCGGGATGCGATCAAGATGAATCCCGCAGAGGCGCGGGAGCTGCTGTCGCTCTACTACCAGGTGAAGGGGCTGCCGGAGGATGACGCGTTCCACGTAGTGGATCACATCGCGCGCGATCCGGAACAGATGCTGCGTGCGCTATCGAGCGAGCGCCTGGGTGCGACGGAAGAGGCGCTGTCGAACCCGATGGTGTCGGCGAGTTCGGGCGCGCTGTCGACCGCGGTGGGTGCGGCCATTCCGATCATTCCGTTCTTCTTCATGAGCGGGATCTCGGCGGTGATTGCGGCCGCGATCGTGTCGCTGCTGGCTCACTTTGCGGTGGGCGCAGCGAAGAGCCTCATTACGGTAAGGTCGTGGTGGTCATCGGGCATGGAGATGACCATTGTGGGCGCCATTGAGGGCGCGGTCACGTACGGCATCGGTATTCTGCTGGGCAGCAGCGGGTTGTAG
- a CDS encoding alpha-galactosidase, with translation MKARQGVTRRELLQAGAVLAAGVVCGPSRLADADQHETWSIGNALIRRDVAYAPGVGLYTTQIADLAAGTNLLGAVSDARALAAEFSLICDGQECRSNGGVFQLVDTREDSGEGKRTRAVRLRHIKLPLEVRAVYSVYDGHAAIRKHLVLKNTGTAPLKITHLQIDNLAFALGPENEMTLLAQYGAVPREIFYTGRSEDAGLMLANGRTGAGVTVLNEAPGYMKRTEVAGWDAPDSVRVSAMYDTDLMPFERRLAPGEELTTASASLIPFRRGDAFNDPRWRVPGYTAAVLERRVDQGGPPWIYNTWEPFERGINQQISMDLIEAAGAMGMDVFTIDDGWQQEYGDNAVNLAAFPGGLDPILKAVESRGMRLGLWIPPAAIGMTTEVYKAHPEWASRDIDGNVKTTGTMAGQKVVMCMASRFCMSAAERINDAIERFRLAYAKLDLTTIFNAYGEAPGCWAKGHDHADWAESLHRIYEGIREMTSAVYAKHPDVLLDLTFELWGQKHIIDAGLLAAGDLDWMSNVDDRHPDAAGPLQARQLLYARAASMPVEAMLIGNMHAELPTIQESFATAIGSAPLLLGDLRKLSAADRAWYGEKIRWFKELRKSVKLSDSFFPLGSWRQTSPAAWDGFARLARSGEGVVAVFRNKSGVAGARVELPLIPEGRYRVRVVISGKVLGTFDRSAWARGVDVPFAGPAEVLEMKRA, from the coding sequence ATGAAAGCGCGGCAAGGAGTCACCAGGAGAGAACTGCTGCAGGCCGGGGCGGTTCTGGCGGCGGGAGTTGTGTGCGGGCCTTCGCGGCTCGCAGACGCCGATCAGCACGAGACGTGGAGCATTGGCAATGCGCTGATCCGGCGCGACGTGGCCTACGCGCCCGGAGTGGGTCTCTACACGACCCAGATCGCGGATCTTGCGGCGGGGACGAATCTGCTCGGGGCAGTTTCCGATGCGCGCGCGCTGGCCGCCGAGTTCTCGCTAATTTGTGATGGGCAGGAGTGCCGCAGCAACGGTGGCGTGTTCCAACTGGTGGACACCCGCGAAGACTCTGGCGAGGGTAAACGAACGAGGGCGGTGAGGCTGCGTCACATCAAGCTGCCGCTTGAGGTGCGTGCGGTCTACAGCGTGTATGACGGCCATGCCGCGATCCGCAAGCACCTGGTGCTGAAGAATACCGGGACCGCTCCTTTGAAGATCACACACCTGCAGATCGATAATCTGGCGTTTGCGCTTGGGCCCGAGAACGAGATGACCCTGCTGGCGCAGTACGGAGCTGTGCCGCGCGAAATCTTCTATACGGGTCGCTCAGAGGATGCGGGGCTGATGCTGGCGAATGGCCGCACCGGAGCCGGAGTGACCGTTCTGAACGAGGCGCCAGGATACATGAAGCGCACCGAGGTCGCTGGCTGGGATGCGCCGGATAGCGTACGCGTGAGCGCCATGTATGACACGGACCTGATGCCGTTTGAGCGGAGGCTGGCGCCCGGTGAGGAACTGACGACTGCGAGTGCGTCGCTGATTCCGTTCCGGAGAGGCGACGCGTTCAACGATCCGCGATGGCGCGTGCCGGGTTACACGGCCGCGGTGCTGGAACGGCGCGTGGACCAGGGCGGGCCTCCGTGGATTTACAACACATGGGAGCCGTTCGAGCGCGGCATCAATCAGCAGATCTCGATGGACCTGATAGAAGCCGCCGGGGCGATGGGCATGGATGTGTTTACCATTGACGATGGATGGCAGCAGGAGTACGGAGATAACGCGGTGAACCTGGCCGCATTTCCGGGCGGGCTTGATCCCATTCTGAAGGCGGTTGAGTCGCGCGGCATGAGGCTGGGGTTGTGGATACCACCGGCCGCGATCGGGATGACGACGGAAGTGTACAAGGCGCATCCGGAGTGGGCCTCCCGCGACATCGACGGGAATGTAAAGACCACCGGGACAATGGCAGGGCAGAAGGTGGTGATGTGCATGGCGTCGCGCTTCTGCATGTCGGCGGCAGAGCGCATCAACGACGCCATCGAGCGGTTCAGGCTCGCGTATGCGAAGCTCGACCTGACTACGATCTTCAATGCGTATGGGGAAGCGCCGGGCTGCTGGGCCAAGGGGCACGACCACGCGGACTGGGCGGAGTCGCTGCACCGGATTTATGAAGGCATTCGGGAGATGACGTCGGCTGTGTATGCCAAGCACCCGGATGTGCTGCTGGATCTGACATTCGAGCTGTGGGGGCAGAAGCACATTATCGATGCGGGCTTGCTGGCGGCCGGCGATCTGGACTGGATGAGCAATGTGGATGACCGGCATCCTGACGCGGCGGGGCCGCTTCAGGCGCGGCAACTGCTCTATGCACGGGCTGCGTCGATGCCCGTTGAGGCGATGCTGATCGGAAACATGCATGCCGAGTTGCCGACCATCCAGGAGAGCTTCGCCACAGCCATCGGTTCGGCGCCGCTGCTGCTGGGCGATCTGCGCAAGCTGAGCGCGGCGGATCGGGCGTGGTACGGGGAGAAGATTCGCTGGTTCAAGGAGCTACGCAAATCCGTAAAGCTGAGCGACAGCTTCTTTCCGCTGGGAAGCTGGCGGCAGACTTCTCCGGCAGCGTGGGATGGTTTTGCGCGTCTGGCGCGCAGCGGCGAGGGGGTCGTGGCGGTGTTCCGGAATAAGTCGGGCGTGGCAGGTGCGCGAGTGGAACTGCCGTTGATTCCGGAAGGGCGGTATCGTGTGCGAGTCGTGATCAGCGGGAAGGTGCTGGGCACGTTTGATCGCTCGGCGTGGGCACGCGGGGTTGACGTGCCCTTCGCGGGGCCAGCAGAGGTGCTGGAGATGAAGCGGGCGTGA